From Streptomyces asiaticus, one genomic window encodes:
- a CDS encoding NADH-quinone oxidoreductase subunit D gives MTETTVGIGGAAESTDMVLNIGPQHPSTHGVLRLRLVLDGERIQSAEPVIGYMHRGAEKLFEARDYRQIIMLANRHDWLSAFSNELGVVLAVERMLGMEVPERAVWTRTLLAELNRVLNHLMFLGSYPLELGGITPIFHAFREREDLQHVMEEISGGRMHYMFNRVGGLKDDLPAGWLGRARQAVAEVRSRMGVYDDLVLGNEIFRGRTRGVGVLARETVHGYGVSGPIARASGVDFDLRRDEPYLAYAELQDVLKVAIREEGDCLARFECLLEQTHASLALADACLDRLDELPPGPINQRLPKVLKAPEGHTYAWTENPLGLNGYYLVSKGEKTPYRLKLRSASFNNIQALTELLPGTLVADMVAILGSLFFVVGDIDK, from the coding sequence ATGACGGAGACGACAGTCGGCATCGGCGGCGCCGCCGAGAGCACGGACATGGTGCTCAACATCGGCCCACAGCACCCCTCCACCCATGGAGTGCTACGGCTGCGGCTGGTCCTCGACGGGGAGCGGATCCAGAGCGCCGAGCCGGTCATCGGCTATATGCACCGGGGCGCGGAAAAGCTCTTCGAGGCGCGCGACTACCGCCAGATCATCATGCTCGCCAACCGTCACGACTGGCTCTCCGCCTTCTCCAACGAACTCGGCGTCGTGCTCGCCGTCGAGCGGATGCTGGGCATGGAGGTCCCCGAGCGCGCGGTGTGGACCCGTACCCTCCTCGCCGAGCTCAACCGGGTCCTGAATCACCTGATGTTCCTCGGCTCCTACCCCCTGGAGCTGGGCGGCATCACGCCGATCTTCCACGCGTTCCGGGAGCGTGAGGATCTCCAGCACGTCATGGAGGAGATCTCCGGCGGCCGGATGCACTACATGTTCAACCGGGTCGGCGGCCTCAAGGACGACCTCCCGGCGGGCTGGCTGGGCCGGGCCCGGCAGGCCGTGGCCGAGGTGCGCTCGCGGATGGGCGTGTACGACGACCTGGTGCTCGGCAACGAGATCTTCCGGGGCCGCACCCGCGGCGTCGGCGTCCTGGCCCGCGAGACGGTGCACGGGTACGGGGTCAGCGGCCCCATCGCCCGGGCCTCGGGCGTCGACTTCGATCTGCGGCGCGACGAGCCGTATCTGGCCTACGCCGAGCTCCAGGACGTCCTCAAGGTCGCCATCCGCGAGGAGGGCGACTGCCTCGCCCGGTTCGAATGCCTGCTGGAGCAGACGCACGCCTCGCTGGCGCTGGCCGACGCCTGTCTGGACCGGCTGGACGAGCTCCCGCCGGGGCCGATCAACCAGCGGCTGCCGAAGGTGCTCAAGGCGCCCGAGGGCCACACCTACGCCTGGACCGAGAACCCGCTCGGCCTCAACGGCTACTACCTCGTCTCCAAGGGCGAGAAGACGCCGTACCGGCTGAAGCTCCGCTCGGCGTCGTTCAACAACATCCAGGCGCTCACCGAGCTGCTGCCAGGCACGCTCGTCGCCGACATGGTGGCGATCCTGGGGTCGCTCTTCTTCGTCGTCGGCGACATCGACAAATAG